In Mycolicibacterium mucogenicum DSM 44124, the following are encoded in one genomic region:
- a CDS encoding MOSC domain-containing protein, with protein sequence MAAILTVNLAVPRPSPDKDQLSTGIDKRPTSEPVPVRAPGPMHGGLGSGLVGDTIGDQQFHGGDDQAVYAYAREDLDDWQVRLDRELANGSFGENLTTAGLEVNNALIGERWQIGDGGPLLEVSRPRIPCRTFAEWLEIRGWVKTFTTQAVPGAYLRVVTPGVLRAGASITVISRPAHDVTVAMVFRALTLEPDLLPRLLPADALPEAIKDRVHQRANQH encoded by the coding sequence ATGGCAGCGATTCTCACGGTGAATCTGGCGGTCCCTCGACCCAGCCCCGACAAGGATCAGCTGAGCACCGGAATCGACAAGCGCCCGACGTCCGAGCCGGTACCGGTCCGCGCCCCCGGCCCCATGCACGGCGGCCTCGGCAGCGGTCTGGTCGGCGACACCATCGGCGACCAACAGTTCCACGGCGGTGACGACCAGGCGGTGTACGCCTATGCCCGCGAAGACCTCGATGACTGGCAGGTGCGCCTCGACCGCGAGCTGGCCAACGGCTCGTTTGGCGAGAACCTCACGACCGCGGGGCTCGAGGTGAACAATGCCCTCATCGGCGAGCGCTGGCAGATCGGCGACGGCGGTCCGCTCCTGGAAGTGAGCCGGCCCCGCATCCCGTGCCGCACCTTTGCCGAGTGGCTCGAAATCCGTGGCTGGGTCAAGACTTTCACCACGCAGGCCGTGCCCGGCGCCTACCTGCGGGTCGTGACTCCCGGAGTGCTCCGTGCCGGGGCATCGATCACGGTGATCTCCCGCCCGGCGCACGACGTCACCGTCGCGATGGTGTTCCGCGCCCTGACCCTCGAACCGGACCTGCTACCGCGGTTGCTTCCGGCCGACGCGTTGCCCGAGGCCATCAAGGACCGGGTCCACCAGCGGGCGAACCAGCACTAG
- the ripD gene encoding NlpC/P60 family peptidoglycan-binding protein RipD, giving the protein MRRIIVTVASGALLAAPMAVAAPLVSAPLASADSTWTGGTHRQAIDFVIQRALSQRGVPFVYGGGNANGPSLPPASVTTAAAPVAQPAPQVGLQPMGVAQPAAAPQTNAIIPGLSGLFGPSPTAGALTPAPTTPGFDASGLVQYAFAGVGIKLPRSSGEQYKVGRKITADQALPGDLLFYGPAGSQSVALFVGNGQMIEGTEPSVTVGPVRTNGMDPYLSRIIEWQ; this is encoded by the coding sequence ATGCGGCGGATCATTGTGACGGTGGCGAGCGGGGCACTGCTGGCGGCGCCCATGGCGGTGGCAGCTCCGCTGGTGTCGGCGCCCCTCGCGTCGGCCGACAGCACCTGGACCGGCGGCACCCACCGGCAGGCCATCGACTTCGTCATTCAGCGCGCGCTGTCGCAGCGCGGGGTGCCGTTCGTCTACGGCGGCGGTAACGCCAACGGCCCCAGCCTGCCGCCGGCCAGCGTCACGACCGCGGCCGCTCCGGTGGCCCAGCCGGCGCCTCAGGTCGGCCTGCAGCCGATGGGTGTCGCGCAGCCGGCGGCAGCGCCGCAGACCAACGCGATCATCCCGGGCCTGTCGGGTCTGTTCGGCCCGTCGCCGACCGCGGGCGCCCTCACCCCGGCGCCGACCACGCCGGGCTTCGACGCCTCCGGTCTGGTCCAGTACGCGTTCGCCGGCGTCGGCATCAAGCTGCCGCGGTCGTCGGGCGAGCAGTACAAGGTCGGCCGCAAGATCACCGCGGACCAGGCCCTGCCGGGCGACCTGCTGTTCTACGGGCCGGCCGGCTCGCAGAGCGTCGCGCTGTTCGTCGGCAACGGCCAGATGATCGAGGGCACCGAGCCCTCGGTGACAGTGGGCCCGGTGCGCACCAATGGCATGGACCCGTACCTGAGCCGCATCATCGAGTGGCAGTAG